From a single bacterium genomic region:
- a CDS encoding peptidoglycan DD-metalloendopeptidase family protein produces the protein MSSSALAVIPWPMEPFDSSHALGNSYGEYQDYGGTPYMHPGIDILHPAFTPVYAVKSGWVKAVLTTAAELHWRVAVGDSAGPDSCDGWLYAHLDEQSITVSVGDYVDSGQQLGVLVTWPTSNFHHLHFVKIRNAGLTWASNWLFVGNPLDELVNIDDFVSPYFLNISTGAKLRFCRDNTDVFFNAASPLDGDVDIIAKAHDRIGHPTWVVTPNEMSYQIYSDSVSLGPFTSFVFTGDLLWDQSYHTLYKNTAPCNSEGDYVQRQFYEIITNHDDDVTIEPTDVSGKWATGLVPNDTYTVKVWAKDRYGNLATDSMTVSTANFYTISGHVRTSDGNPFSEDFVVEIPISSINMGLVDSSFSFIAQPAGRYQVKVTRPRYQQYSAITDVFGNLNMNVVLDPVPYTNGDVDFSGSVTISDVVFLISFIFSGGPYPNPWATGVHIDSNSAVTVSDVVYLINYIFAGGPPPGQ, from the coding sequence ATGTCCTCATCCGCTCTTGCGGTTATTCCGTGGCCAATGGAGCCGTTCGATTCATCTCATGCATTAGGGAATTCGTACGGCGAATATCAGGATTACGGTGGCACTCCGTACATGCATCCCGGAATCGATATCCTGCATCCGGCATTTACACCCGTATATGCAGTCAAGTCTGGCTGGGTGAAGGCAGTTCTAACAACGGCAGCTGAGCTTCATTGGAGGGTTGCAGTCGGAGATAGCGCCGGACCAGACAGTTGCGATGGCTGGCTTTACGCACACCTTGACGAGCAAAGTATTACTGTAAGCGTTGGCGATTATGTGGATAGTGGGCAACAACTTGGAGTTCTTGTGACATGGCCTACCTCCAACTTCCACCACCTTCATTTTGTGAAGATTAGAAACGCAGGTCTTACCTGGGCTTCCAATTGGTTGTTTGTAGGTAATCCGCTTGATGAACTTGTGAATATTGATGATTTCGTATCACCTTACTTTCTGAACATCAGTACCGGGGCGAAATTGCGGTTTTGCCGCGACAACACAGACGTGTTCTTTAACGCAGCATCGCCACTTGACGGCGATGTTGACATCATTGCCAAAGCGCACGATCGGATTGGCCATCCAACGTGGGTTGTAACGCCAAACGAGATGAGCTACCAGATCTATTCGGATTCGGTCAGCCTCGGTCCCTTTACGTCCTTCGTGTTCACCGGCGATCTCCTTTGGGACCAATCTTATCACACGCTGTACAAGAACACGGCGCCCTGCAACTCCGAGGGCGATTACGTCCAGCGGCAGTTTTATGAGATAATTACCAACCACGATGATGATGTGACAATTGAGCCAACTGACGTAAGCGGCAAGTGGGCAACGGGTTTGGTTCCAAACGACACCTACACGGTCAAGGTCTGGGCAAAGGACCGTTACGGCAATCTCGCTACTGACAGCATGACCGTTTCGACTGCCAACTTTTACACCATTTCTGGACATGTCAGAACAAGTGACGGTAATCCCTTTAGCGAAGATTTCGTTGTTGAGATCCCGATTTCGTCGATCAACATGGGATTGGTTGATTCTTCATTTTCGTTTATTGCGCAGCCAGCTGGGAGATATCAGGTCAAGGTAACTCGACCGCGCTACCAACAGTACTCGGCGATAACGGATGTCTTCGGTAATCTCAATATGAACGTCGTTCTTGACCCCGTACCTTACACAAATGGCGATGTCGATTTCAGTGGAAGTGTCACAATTTCTGATGTGGTATTCCTAATCAGCTTCATCTTCTCAGGCGGGCCATATCCAAATCCCTGGGCAACAGGCGTGCATATTGACTCCAATTCAGCGGTCACTGTCTCGGATGTTGTCTATCTGATTAACTACATATTTGCCGGCGGACCGCCGCCCGGCCAATAG
- a CDS encoding aminotransferase class I/II-fold pyridoxal phosphate-dependent enzyme, translating to MSISTLAREIAESPTLKLNEEAQDLRDRGEAVIHLGAGEPKSKVPFEALLNCAAQLSTAEVRYTPTEGISPLRKAIIRYTEENYGKVVGKDNVLVSGGAKQALSVLLTTLINPMDEVIIIAPYWVSYPEMVKMVYGKPVIVTPGDGRFEPRLKDIIDMTSSYTKAVILNSPNNPSGVVYSEAFVAEVVEYCEKKGIYLIVDDIYHKLVFSGKKWTSCYKYAKDQSDNSRLIVINGVSKLYAMTGYRIGWTVANPQVIETMINVQAQTTSCPAVLSQIAAVGALTGIQTGVESLRLMLENNRKVMVQELNAFEGVKLIPPDGTFYALPDFRAYSNDSVALSKTLLKKAMVVAVPGKEFGMEGHLRLSFCGTIKDIMEGVARIKWVLDPSSPNEIYIGDRKLVRDWQ from the coding sequence ATGAGTATCAGCACCTTGGCGAGGGAAATCGCTGAATCGCCGACTCTGAAGCTTAACGAAGAAGCCCAGGACTTGCGCGATCGCGGCGAGGCCGTCATCCATCTTGGCGCGGGCGAGCCGAAGAGCAAGGTTCCTTTTGAAGCGCTTCTGAACTGTGCGGCGCAATTGTCGACCGCTGAAGTTCGCTACACACCGACTGAAGGCATTTCACCGCTACGCAAGGCGATTATTCGCTATACGGAAGAGAACTACGGCAAGGTAGTCGGCAAGGACAACGTGCTGGTCTCCGGCGGCGCCAAACAAGCATTGTCGGTGCTGTTGACGACGCTGATTAACCCGATGGACGAAGTGATTATTATTGCGCCGTACTGGGTAAGTTACCCGGAAATGGTTAAGATGGTCTATGGCAAACCGGTAATCGTTACGCCGGGGGATGGACGATTTGAGCCGCGACTGAAAGATATCATCGACATGACCAGCTCTTACACCAAGGCGGTCATTCTCAACAGCCCGAACAACCCATCCGGTGTCGTATACTCAGAAGCGTTTGTAGCTGAAGTAGTCGAGTATTGCGAAAAGAAGGGCATTTACCTGATCGTAGATGACATCTATCACAAGCTCGTCTTTTCGGGCAAGAAGTGGACATCGTGTTACAAGTATGCCAAGGATCAGTCCGACAATTCGCGATTGATCGTAATTAACGGCGTGTCGAAGCTCTATGCGATGACTGGATATCGCATTGGCTGGACGGTCGCGAATCCGCAAGTCATTGAAACTATGATAAATGTACAGGCACAAACGACCTCGTGTCCGGCTGTGCTTTCTCAGATCGCTGCGGTAGGCGCGTTGACAGGAATTCAGACCGGTGTCGAGAGCCTGCGTCTGATGCTGGAGAACAACCGCAAAGTGATGGTGCAAGAGCTGAATGCGTTCGAAGGCGTGAAACTGATTCCGCCGGATGGAACATTCTATGCGCTTCCTGATTTCCGCGCTTACAGCAATGATTCAGTGGCTCTTTCAAAGACGCTATTGAAGAAGGCGATGGTCGTCGCCGTTCCCGGTAAGGAATTCGGCATGGAAGGCCATTTGCGCTTGAGTTTCTGCGGGACAATCAAAGATATCATGGAAGGCGTTGCACGCATCAAGTGGGTGCTCGATCCGAGTTCTCCCAACGAAATCTACATCGGCGACAGAAAGCTTGTGAGGGACTGGCAATGA
- the pckA gene encoding phosphoenolpyruvate carboxykinase (ATP) yields MNSNYLNIKSPAHDIAKERASDFGLKHHGLTNLHMAYWNLVEPALYEEAMFRREGNISHLGPLVVNTGKHTARAANDKFVVQEATTTDKIWWGQYNRPFSADKFSAVYARLQAFLQDRDLFVQDCYVGADPNYQLPIRVITEYAWHSLFARNMFLRIDALDQLKRHVPEFTIISVPSFQGVPSIDGTLTPTFILLNFEQKLVIIGGSGYGGEIKKSAFTILNYLLPLQGVMTMHCSANVGKAGDVALFFGLSGTGKTTLSADPRRRLIGDDEAGWSDEGVFNFEGGCYAKVINLSASAEPEIYACTRRFGTILENVIYDPITRHLDLDDDERTENTRASYPLEFIENALPEKRAGHPKNIIMLTCDASGVLPPIARLTPDQALYHFISGYTAKVSGTEIDLGKEPEITFSACFGAPFMVHHPYFYADLLKRKIIRHDVKCWLVNTGWTGGPYGVGKRISIRYTRAMLEAALTGQLENVEYREDKLFGFKVPLTCPDVPAEALYPENSWPDKAAYANRYKQLSALYIENFKKFKDGCPEEIVAAGPRR; encoded by the coding sequence ATGAACAGCAACTACTTGAATATAAAGTCACCTGCGCATGATATTGCCAAGGAACGCGCCAGCGATTTTGGACTAAAGCATCACGGGTTGACCAATCTGCACATGGCGTATTGGAACTTGGTAGAGCCGGCGCTTTACGAAGAAGCGATGTTCCGCCGCGAAGGCAACATCTCGCATCTGGGACCGCTTGTTGTCAACACGGGCAAGCACACTGCGCGAGCTGCTAATGACAAGTTCGTCGTTCAGGAAGCTACCACTACCGACAAAATTTGGTGGGGTCAATACAATCGTCCGTTTAGCGCAGATAAATTCAGTGCCGTGTATGCACGCCTTCAGGCGTTCCTTCAGGATCGCGACCTTTTTGTGCAAGATTGCTATGTCGGCGCCGATCCGAACTATCAACTGCCGATTCGCGTGATTACCGAGTACGCGTGGCATTCGCTGTTTGCTCGGAACATGTTCCTTCGCATTGACGCACTCGATCAACTGAAGCGACACGTCCCGGAGTTTACAATTATCTCAGTGCCGTCCTTTCAGGGTGTGCCATCAATCGATGGTACCCTAACACCGACGTTCATCCTGCTTAATTTCGAGCAGAAGCTGGTGATCATCGGCGGGTCGGGCTACGGCGGCGAAATCAAGAAGTCAGCGTTCACAATTCTCAACTACTTGCTGCCACTTCAGGGCGTGATGACCATGCACTGCTCGGCAAATGTCGGCAAAGCCGGTGATGTCGCGCTATTTTTCGGATTGTCCGGAACCGGCAAGACGACACTGTCTGCTGATCCGCGGCGGCGCCTGATCGGTGACGACGAGGCTGGCTGGAGTGATGAGGGAGTCTTCAATTTTGAAGGCGGTTGCTATGCCAAGGTCATCAATCTGTCTGCATCTGCAGAACCGGAGATTTATGCCTGCACCAGACGGTTTGGGACGATTCTCGAAAACGTGATTTATGATCCGATTACGCGTCACCTTGATCTCGACGATGATGAGCGCACCGAAAATACGCGCGCTTCATATCCGCTCGAGTTCATCGAAAACGCCTTGCCGGAAAAACGTGCGGGCCATCCCAAGAACATCATCATGCTGACCTGCGACGCATCCGGAGTCTTGCCGCCAATAGCGCGGCTGACGCCGGATCAGGCGCTATATCATTTCATCTCAGGATATACGGCGAAAGTATCCGGCACCGAAATCGATCTCGGCAAGGAGCCGGAGATCACGTTCTCGGCGTGCTTTGGCGCTCCGTTTATGGTGCATCATCCGTACTTCTATGCCGACCTGCTTAAGCGCAAGATCATCCGCCACGATGTCAAGTGCTGGCTGGTCAATACCGGCTGGACAGGCGGTCCTTATGGAGTCGGTAAGCGCATCAGCATCCGCTACACGCGCGCGATGTTGGAAGCGGCTTTGACCGGGCAATTGGAGAACGTCGAATATCGCGAAGACAAGCTCTTTGGATTCAAGGTGCCGCTGACTTGCCCCGATGTGCCGGCTGAGGCGCTGTATCCGGAAAATTCATGGCCGGATAAAGCGGCTTATGCCAACCGCTACAAACAACTGTCGGCGCTGTACATTGAGAATTTCAAGAAGTTCAAAGATGGATGCCCGGAAGAGATTGTTGCGGCAGGACCGCGGCGGTAG
- a CDS encoding Bor family protein, with product MKRVIFAGIMLFLVAGCYHATIETGAAPSTTVYKQPWASCWVYGLVPPKTVEAQAKCPGGVSRVETRHSFLNQVVGALTFGIYTPMEITVTCAGTGTADASEPAIDIVCKTGTNDEIEKAFAEAATKAVELGRPVYVQIVDEGEQTAY from the coding sequence ATGAAACGCGTTATATTCGCAGGTATTATGTTATTTCTGGTAGCAGGATGCTATCACGCCACAATCGAAACTGGTGCCGCACCATCGACAACTGTTTATAAGCAACCGTGGGCTTCATGCTGGGTCTATGGATTGGTGCCTCCGAAGACGGTGGAAGCCCAGGCTAAATGCCCGGGCGGTGTCTCGCGCGTTGAGACGCGACACTCATTTTTGAATCAAGTAGTCGGTGCATTGACTTTTGGAATTTATACTCCGATGGAGATTACGGTTACCTGTGCAGGCACGGGCACTGCTGATGCCTCCGAACCGGCCATTGACATCGTTTGCAAGACCGGCACGAATGACGAAATCGAAAAGGCTTTCGCTGAAGCTGCAACCAAGGCGGTCGAATTGGGACGACCGGTGTATGTGCAGATTGTGGACGAGGGTGAGCAGACGGCTTACTAA
- a CDS encoding methyltransferase domain-containing protein, with protein sequence MTNFFNAYEDRKMAEAYAKLEFPGTYYLAFRDLPDIIGKHVTGKRALDFGCGAGRSTRFIERLGFTATGVDISASMLALAREINPAGDYRLVDEKGLRSFSSASFDLIQSAFTFDNIPTREQKLGILREIARMLAPNGRFINLVSAPEIYWYEWASFTTKDFPENRIAKCGDIVKIINTDIADSRPVDDIIWPDSDYRDLYAEAGLEVEAKYNPLARAEDPFEWVNEMQIAPWSIYVLKSVSQGFRLHLPYDSVRCKTRRHTNLGASKFLPTSLPLNRQLGILSRI encoded by the coding sequence ATGACCAACTTCTTCAACGCCTACGAAGACCGCAAAATGGCGGAAGCATACGCCAAACTGGAATTTCCGGGGACATATTACCTGGCGTTTCGCGACCTGCCCGATATCATAGGCAAACACGTAACCGGCAAGCGCGCGCTCGATTTCGGTTGCGGTGCGGGACGCTCGACTCGTTTCATCGAACGGCTTGGCTTCACCGCGACAGGAGTCGATATTTCGGCCAGCATGTTGGCCCTGGCTCGAGAGATTAATCCGGCAGGGGACTATCGGCTGGTCGACGAAAAAGGACTTCGGTCATTCTCCAGTGCATCCTTCGATCTCATTCAGTCAGCCTTCACCTTTGACAATATCCCAACTCGTGAACAGAAGCTCGGAATCCTCCGTGAAATCGCGCGCATGCTGGCTCCAAACGGCCGCTTCATCAATCTCGTCTCGGCGCCGGAAATCTACTGGTATGAATGGGCGTCGTTTACAACGAAAGACTTTCCGGAGAATCGCATCGCCAAATGCGGCGATATCGTGAAGATCATCAATACTGATATTGCGGATAGCAGACCCGTCGATGATATTATCTGGCCAGACAGCGACTATCGCGATTTGTATGCCGAGGCCGGGCTTGAAGTCGAAGCCAAGTACAATCCGCTGGCGCGGGCGGAAGATCCATTCGAATGGGTCAACGAGATGCAGATTGCCCCGTGGTCGATATACGTTTTGAAGTCGGTCTCTCAAGGTTTTAGACTCCACCTTCCTTACGATTCCGTGCGGTGCAAGACGAGACGCCATACCAACTTAGGCGCCTCGAAATTCCTTCCAACATCCTTGCCCCTTAATCGCCAATTAGGTATACTCTCCCGCATATGA
- the gatE gene encoding Glu-tRNA(Gln) amidotransferase subunit GatE: MNYRFNPSDNYERTKQEVGYLPRTEATPDTYSALGFKCGLEVHQQLLTKQKLFCRCPAGIFQKPNDYDAEIIRHMRPTLSELGEYDGTALMEFKTRKNIVYRIKDATACTYDIDDTPPFPINREALDIAVQIALMLKTNIVGELHVARKQYLDGSIPTGFQRTAIVGIEGTIPLKNKTVRIIQISIEEDSCREVSDIGHWRVYRTDRLGMPLIETVTYPDMLTPEEAAEAAQYIRFLNRASGKVRIGIGAAREDVNVSITGGTRVEIKGVAHIQWIPNLVHVEAFRQRSLLLIKAELAKRGLDPKSWTISHKELDPDLLPREQKAIKRVRARGWELLGINLPKFEGILSHFTQPERMFADEISDRLKVIACLERPNMLHSEQLHLFGDEQELIDIRDYLDAQPGDAQIVLWGPPDDIKTALETIEERCKLAMQGVPNETRKSISDGTTIFERVLPGADRMYPDTDSAPISIDDNVINEVRKSLPVDVSDRMAQLRKWQVPEDCFAYILRNNLIPLIETITAECKQTPRFVATMFGHGLKNLEGKKKAQPDFSFEKIHQLLLFVEKRNLGNEILKKMLPVTYSHPNMDFDSVLTTVDFREQKIEEILEFLPALRRKYLEIRKREGHEAKIRWVMGQMRKRAVGNVSLRELHERVSKEIVGG, translated from the coding sequence ATGAATTACCGCTTCAATCCATCCGACAACTACGAGCGCACAAAGCAAGAAGTGGGCTACTTGCCGCGAACTGAGGCGACGCCGGATACGTATAGCGCCCTCGGTTTCAAGTGCGGGCTCGAAGTTCATCAACAATTGCTGACCAAACAGAAACTCTTCTGCCGCTGCCCTGCTGGAATATTCCAGAAGCCGAATGATTACGACGCCGAAATCATCCGGCATATGCGGCCCACTCTTTCGGAATTGGGCGAATACGATGGAACGGCTTTGATGGAGTTCAAGACGCGGAAAAACATCGTGTACCGCATCAAGGACGCGACTGCGTGCACCTACGATATCGATGATACACCGCCATTCCCGATCAATCGCGAAGCGCTTGATATTGCTGTTCAGATTGCGTTGATGCTCAAGACGAACATTGTGGGCGAGCTGCATGTCGCCCGAAAACAGTATCTCGACGGCTCGATTCCGACCGGATTCCAACGAACCGCAATTGTCGGCATCGAGGGAACCATCCCGCTCAAGAACAAAACGGTTCGCATTATTCAGATTTCCATCGAAGAAGATTCGTGCCGCGAGGTCTCGGATATTGGCCATTGGCGCGTGTATCGCACCGACCGTCTCGGAATGCCATTGATCGAGACGGTGACCTATCCTGATATGCTCACTCCAGAAGAAGCTGCCGAAGCTGCACAATACATCCGATTCCTCAATCGCGCTTCCGGCAAGGTGAGAATTGGAATTGGCGCCGCACGAGAGGACGTCAATGTCAGTATCACCGGCGGCACTCGTGTGGAGATCAAAGGCGTAGCACACATTCAATGGATTCCGAACCTGGTCCATGTCGAAGCCTTCCGCCAGCGTTCGTTGTTGTTGATCAAGGCCGAGTTGGCGAAGAGAGGATTGGACCCCAAGAGCTGGACAATATCACACAAGGAGCTTGACCCGGACTTGCTGCCGCGTGAACAGAAGGCAATCAAACGCGTTCGTGCTCGTGGTTGGGAGTTGCTCGGGATTAACCTGCCGAAGTTTGAGGGTATCCTCTCGCACTTCACCCAGCCCGAACGGATGTTCGCCGACGAAATCAGCGACCGTCTCAAGGTCATTGCCTGTCTTGAACGCCCGAATATGCTGCATTCAGAGCAATTACACCTCTTTGGCGACGAGCAAGAGCTGATCGATATCCGCGATTACCTTGATGCTCAGCCGGGCGATGCGCAGATTGTTCTTTGGGGACCGCCGGATGATATAAAGACTGCGCTTGAGACAATCGAAGAGCGCTGCAAACTGGCAATGCAAGGCGTTCCGAACGAGACCCGCAAGTCAATCTCCGATGGTACGACGATTTTTGAGCGTGTCCTTCCGGGCGCCGACCGCATGTACCCGGACACAGATTCCGCGCCAATTTCTATTGACGACAATGTCATAAACGAAGTGCGCAAATCGCTTCCCGTCGATGTGTCTGACCGCATGGCGCAATTGCGAAAGTGGCAGGTACCTGAGGACTGTTTCGCATATATCCTTCGTAACAACCTGATTCCTTTGATCGAGACGATCACTGCTGAATGCAAGCAAACGCCGCGCTTCGTTGCGACAATGTTCGGTCATGGGTTGAAGAATCTGGAAGGCAAGAAGAAGGCCCAGCCAGACTTCAGTTTCGAGAAGATCCACCAATTACTTCTGTTTGTCGAAAAACGAAATCTCGGAAATGAAATCCTGAAGAAAATGCTGCCGGTGACTTATAGCCATCCGAACATGGATTTCGATTCGGTGCTGACGACTGTCGATTTTCGCGAACAGAAGATCGAAGAGATTCTCGAATTCTTGCCGGCATTGCGCCGCAAGTACCTTGAGATTCGCAAGCGGGAGGGCCACGAGGCCAAGATTCGTTGGGTGATGGGGCAGATGCGCAAACGCGCGGTCGGCAATGTGTCGTTGCGTGAACTTCATGAGCGAGTTTCCAAGGAGATCGTCGGTGGTTGA
- the gatD gene encoding Glu-tRNA(Gln) amidotransferase subunit GatD — protein sequence MVDLFKGYKGEALATLQKFNARVWSQTKVETTRGEFKGILLPRSENDDERHIVIKLVTGYNIGVATETITNMTEEGYKEAHYKIPEKEFPNRPGRPNVKLLGTGGTIASRLDYRTGAVIPAFSPGELYGAVPELADICNLTTEKLFAVFSENMGPEQYKTLAIAIGKEIEKGIDGIVIGHGTDTMHHTASALSFMVQDSPVPIVMVGSQRSSDRPSSDAALNLMHATKTAAESDIAEVMVCMFGPTSDEYGLLHRGTRVRKMHSSYRSTFRTIGDIPLAMVDRQKITPLKPNYNRRRSDRKAKITPFFEEKVALVYYYPNMMPDMITSLIDNGYKGVIIAGTGLGHINKPLYPAIEQCAKAGIAVYMTVQTLWGYVHMFVYDTGRDLMSKGIIPLANMLPEVAYIKLAWALGQTSDLEKVKELMLTPVSDEITDREPYNGYLIFQGGVPEVEEFLKRIHK from the coding sequence GTGGTTGATCTGTTTAAAGGCTACAAGGGCGAGGCTCTCGCGACTCTGCAGAAGTTCAATGCGCGTGTATGGAGTCAGACAAAGGTCGAAACGACACGCGGAGAATTCAAGGGAATACTCTTGCCGCGTTCGGAAAATGACGACGAAAGGCATATTGTCATAAAGCTCGTCACGGGATACAACATTGGTGTTGCAACTGAGACGATAACCAACATGACTGAAGAGGGCTACAAAGAAGCTCACTACAAGATACCAGAGAAGGAGTTCCCCAACCGTCCGGGCCGCCCCAATGTCAAGCTCCTCGGTACAGGTGGGACAATTGCTTCACGATTGGACTACCGTACCGGTGCTGTGATTCCGGCATTCTCTCCCGGCGAGCTATATGGTGCTGTACCGGAGCTGGCAGACATCTGCAATCTCACAACGGAGAAACTGTTCGCGGTGTTTTCTGAGAATATGGGACCGGAGCAGTACAAGACTCTTGCTATTGCAATCGGGAAGGAAATCGAGAAGGGTATCGACGGCATTGTCATCGGACACGGTACCGACACAATGCACCATACCGCCAGCGCGCTCTCGTTCATGGTACAAGACTCCCCAGTGCCAATTGTCATGGTCGGTTCCCAGCGGTCATCCGACCGGCCGTCATCTGATGCGGCTCTCAACTTGATGCATGCTACGAAGACGGCTGCTGAATCGGACATTGCTGAAGTCATGGTCTGCATGTTTGGGCCGACTTCAGACGAATATGGTCTGCTACATCGCGGCACACGAGTTCGCAAGATGCACTCGTCTTATCGATCGACATTTAGAACGATAGGGGATATACCTCTTGCGATGGTGGACCGGCAGAAGATCACACCGCTGAAACCAAACTATAATCGCCGCCGAAGCGACCGCAAAGCCAAGATCACGCCATTCTTCGAAGAGAAGGTCGCGTTGGTGTATTATTATCCGAACATGATGCCCGATATGATCACGTCACTGATCGACAATGGATACAAGGGTGTCATTATTGCGGGTACGGGATTAGGGCACATCAACAAGCCGCTTTATCCGGCGATTGAGCAATGCGCCAAAGCGGGTATTGCCGTCTACATGACAGTGCAGACCCTTTGGGGTTATGTCCATATGTTTGTGTACGACACGGGCCGCGACTTGATGAGCAAAGGGATCATTCCGTTGGCGAATATGCTTCCGGAAGTGGCCTACATCAAACTTGCCTGGGCGTTGGGACAGACAAGCGACTTAGAAAAAGTCAAAGAATTGATGCTTACGCCCGTAAGCGATGAAATTACTGACCGTGAGCCATACAATGGCTACTTGATTTTCCAAGGCGGAGTGCCGGAAGTCGAAGAATTTTTGAAGCGGATTCATAAGTAG
- a CDS encoding carbon starvation protein A: MQLPLIALCFIVFVVLAYRLYGRWVAKQFAIDDSSATPANTKGDGVDYVPTKPFYLFAQHFSAIAAAGPIAGPILACQTFGWLPCLLWIGLGVVLIGAVHDFSSLTASVRHGACSIAEITREHLGTTAGRAMMALIWVTLMYVIVAFTDITASSFVGKTEELAGVETAFNPGGAVAAAAIMYLLLAVVMGFVQRYLNPPLWLLTVIFVPATLVLVWLGTQVSTLLILDVKTWGLIILAYCAAASLMPVWMLLQPRGYLGGFILYMALALGVVGIFFGGYEIKQEAFRSWDVGGMTGTLFPFLFVTIACGACSGFHGLVCSGTTSKQIAKESHMQPIGFGAMLAEGFVALIALGTIMIVASGDIVGLKPGTIYGNGIGKFMSLIIGEENLKFAITFGAMAFSTFVFDTLDVCARLARYIFQELTGWQTWAGGLVGTLITIVLPVYFIQFSPEGSWVRFWTLFGSANQLLAALTLLTVSMWLHHSRKRIAFTLLPMLFVLTITTWSLIKLTIASFAGAEGFDTTLINGLLSLSLTGLAIYLVIAALLRNRSDRRQAAVH, encoded by the coding sequence ATGCAACTTCCACTGATCGCGCTTTGCTTCATCGTCTTCGTGGTATTGGCGTATCGACTCTATGGCCGATGGGTCGCGAAGCAGTTTGCCATTGACGATTCTTCAGCTACTCCCGCGAATACTAAAGGGGATGGCGTTGATTATGTACCGACAAAGCCATTCTACTTGTTCGCTCAACACTTTTCCGCAATAGCAGCAGCTGGTCCGATTGCCGGACCAATCCTTGCTTGTCAGACCTTTGGTTGGCTGCCGTGTCTATTGTGGATTGGACTTGGAGTGGTGTTGATTGGCGCTGTCCACGATTTCTCGAGTCTCACGGCATCGGTAAGGCACGGCGCTTGTTCTATTGCTGAGATTACGCGCGAACATCTGGGAACTACCGCCGGTCGTGCCATGATGGCTCTCATTTGGGTCACTCTGATGTACGTGATTGTTGCATTCACAGATATCACTGCATCGAGTTTTGTCGGCAAGACGGAAGAGCTCGCAGGGGTTGAAACTGCATTCAACCCCGGAGGCGCCGTTGCTGCCGCGGCGATTATGTACCTCTTGCTTGCTGTCGTGATGGGTTTCGTTCAACGATACCTGAATCCGCCTCTTTGGCTGCTAACCGTGATCTTCGTCCCAGCGACGTTGGTACTGGTATGGCTTGGCACACAAGTCTCGACGTTGCTCATCCTTGACGTCAAAACCTGGGGCTTGATCATCCTCGCATATTGCGCGGCGGCATCGCTCATGCCTGTCTGGATGTTGCTTCAACCGAGAGGATATCTGGGCGGGTTCATACTCTATATGGCTCTGGCATTGGGAGTCGTAGGGATATTTTTCGGAGGCTACGAGATAAAGCAGGAGGCATTCCGATCGTGGGATGTTGGCGGTATGACCGGAACGCTTTTCCCATTTCTATTCGTTACAATCGCGTGCGGTGCTTGCTCGGGATTTCACGGCTTGGTTTGCAGCGGTACAACCTCCAAGCAAATCGCCAAGGAATCGCATATGCAGCCAATCGGATTCGGCGCCATGCTGGCAGAAGGATTTGTAGCCTTGATTGCTCTGGGCACGATCATGATTGTTGCCAGCGGGGATATCGTCGGACTCAAGCCGGGAACGATCTATGGCAACGGTATCGGGAAATTCATGTCGCTAATAATCGGCGAAGAGAATCTCAAGTTCGCCATTACTTTCGGCGCCATGGCGTTTTCGACTTTTGTGTTTGATACTCTGGATGTATGCGCTCGATTGGCACGGTACATATTCCAAGAACTCACGGGATGGCAGACATGGGCAGGTGGATTAGTCGGGACTCTGATTACTATTGTCTTGCCGGTTTACTTCATTCAATTCTCACCGGAAGGCTCTTGGGTGCGTTTTTGGACGTTGTTCGGTTCTGCGAATCAACTGCTAGCTGCACTGACGTTGCTAACCGTGTCGATGTGGCTTCATCACAGTCGCAAGCGTATCGCGTTCACTCTCCTTCCGATGTTGTTTGTCCTTACGATTACGACTTGGTCACTGATTAAATTGACGATTGCCAGTTTTGCGGGTGCAGAGGGTTTTGATACGACACTTATAAACGGATTGCTGTCGCTCTCCTTGACTGGACTGGCGATATACCTTGTGATAGCAGCACTGCTCAGGAATAGGTCGGATCGAAGGCAGGCAGCGGTTCACTAA